In Daphnia pulex isolate KAP4 chromosome 7, ASM2113471v1, one genomic interval encodes:
- the LOC124197410 gene encoding protein singed wings 2-like isoform X1, translating into MCSTISKRISFDDAFPSRRCRYVGDAMMATRPETIRVVVWLLVLILAVGTSQQQMHPDASTVTLRNNSNFISNSWNRAARHSQPEHHHRNNQQSPCQRCGDECVFQDGQHLICHNVSRFTPECLADCSAFVVSLTIVQGGFNTMNESGLPAGKFTQLQNLTIRHSNLTIMEWLPHPERLIHLDLSNNTQLRDVAWHIFNRTTQLEILILANNTLSRMAKLSDDSSLANLPGLSTLDLSGNEWDCVWDFQFVLKLHERDALVNGDHLMCKDTKSQQGSWIEWNYSIVKRETNKKTVNAECLSRTKCCDCKFTSEGKEGRVSYTVQVDCSYKQLTSLPAQLPSFTNELDVTGNNLTSLDQVIRYRNQSLKILIADDNQIVSIRNLSNSDFIRNFSRFSLKNNYISPYEIPLEDIVQVPTEFQTKYIYLYNNSWECDCNMATKVRDWLWKYRNIVNDSSILLCSRDGKKIPVLHLLPNLVCEGSRLNDTAALAEQEEHEIFLLHAIIYVEVTAICVLALKLAYDFWHYFRYVTLDRHQVALNRQQQQQPKLIQIKWKISGLKNNAHMIRMMVVTNILHDV; encoded by the exons ATGTGTTCGACCATCAGCAAACGGATATCATTTGACGACGCATTTCCATCAAG AAGGTGCCGTTACGTTGGTGACGCCATGATGGCGACGAGGCCGGAGACAATCCGGGTCGTCGTTTGGCTGCTGGTCCTCATCTTAGCCGTTGGAACGAGTCAACAACAAATGCATCCGGATGCATCGACTGTGACTTTGAGAAACAATTCCAACTTCATCAGCAACAGCTGGAACAGAGCCGCCAGGCATTCCCAGCCGGAACACCACCACCGGAACAACCAGCAGAGTCCGTGTCAGAGATGCGGTGACGAGTGCGTCTTCCAGGACGGCCAGCACCTGATCTGCCACAATGTGTCTCGTTTCACGCCGGAATGTCTGGCGGATTGCTCCGCATTCGTCGTCAGCCTCACCATCGTCCAGGGTGGATTCAATACGATGAACGAGTCCGGTCTGCCCGCCGGCAAATTCACGCAGCTGCAGAATCTAACCATCCGGCACAGCAACTTGACCATAATGGAATGGCTACCGCATCCGGAGCGGCTGATCCATCTGGATTTATCCAACAACACCCAATTGCGTGACGTGGCGTGGCACATTTTCAACCGGACAACTCAACTGGAGATATTGATCCTGGCCAACAATACGCTGTCCCGCATGGCCAAACTGTCAGATGATTCATCTCTGGCGAATTTGCCCGGCTTGTCGACGCTGGATCTTTCAG GTAACGAATGGGACTGCGTTTGGGACTTCCAGTTCGTCCTGAAACTGCACGAAAGAGACGCCCTGGTCAACGGCGATCACCTCATGTGCAAAGACACCAAATCGCAACAAGGATCCTGGATCGAGTGGAATTATTCAATcgtcaaaagagaaacaaataaaaag ACCGTCAACGCTGAATGTCTTTCACGCACGAAATGCTGCGACTGCAAATTCACCAGCGAAGGCAAGGAGGGTCGAGTGTCTTACACGGTTCAAGTCGACTGCTCTTACAAGCAATTGACGTCATTACCTGCTCAATTGCCAAGCTTTACCAACGAGCTGGACGTGACTGGAAACAAC TTGACGAGTTTGGATCAGGTCATCAGGTATCGCAATCAGTCGCTCAAGATTCTGATCGCCGACGACAACCAGATCGTGTCCATTCGCAATTTATCCAACTCGGATTTCATCCGCAATTTCAGTCGGTTCAGTTTGAAGAACAATTACATCAGCCCCTATGAG ATTCCATTGGAAGACATAGTTCAAGTTCCGACCGAGTTCCAAACTAAATACATTTATCTTTACAATAACTCTTGGGAATGCGATTGCAACATGGCAACCAAAGTACGG GACTGGCTGTGGAAGTACCGCAACATCGTTAACGATTCATCCATCTTGCTATGCTCACGCGATGGTAAAAAg ATTCCAGTGTTGCACCTGTTGCCCAATCTGGTGTGCGAAGGTAGTCGGCTGAACGACACGGCGGCGCTGGCCGAGCAGGAAGAGCACGAAATCTTCCTACTCCACGCCATCATCTACGTCGAAGTGACTGCCATTTGCGTCCTGGCTCTGAAATTGGCATACGATTTTTGGCACTATTTCCGTTACG TTACCTTGGATCGCCACCAAGTTGCTCTaaaccgacaacaacaacaacaaccaaaattgatccaaatcaaatggaaaatttcGGGATTAAAAAACAATGCTCACATGATTAGGATGATGGTTGTTACAAACATTCTTCACGACGTCTAG
- the LOC124197410 gene encoding protein singed wings 2-like isoform X2, whose translation MCSTISKRISFDDAFPSRRCRYVGDAMMATRPETIRVVVWLLVLILAVGTSQQQMHPDASTVTLRNNSNFISNSWNRAARHSQPEHHHRNNQQSPCQRCGDECVFQDGQHLICHNVSRFTPECLADCSAFVVSLTIVQGGFNTMNESGLPAGKFTQLQNLTIRHSNLTIMEWLPHPERLIHLDLSNNTQLRDVAWHIFNRTTQLEILILANNTLSRMAKLSDDSSLANLPGLSTLDLSGNEWDCVWDFQFVLKLHERDALVNGDHLMCKDTKSQQGSWIEWNYSIVKRETNKKTVNAECLSRTKCCDCKFTSEGKEGRVSYTVQVDCSYKQLTSLPAQLPSFTNELDVTGNNLTSLDQVIRYRNQSLKILIADDNQIVSIRNLSNSDFIRNFSRFSLKNNYISPYEIPLEDIVQVPTEFQTKYIYLYNNSWECDCNMATKVRDWLWKYRNIVNDSSILLCSRDGKKIPVLHLLPNLVCEGSRLNDTAALAEQEEHEIFLLHAIIYVEVTAICVLALKLAYDFWHYFRYGSLPWIATKLL comes from the exons ATGTGTTCGACCATCAGCAAACGGATATCATTTGACGACGCATTTCCATCAAG AAGGTGCCGTTACGTTGGTGACGCCATGATGGCGACGAGGCCGGAGACAATCCGGGTCGTCGTTTGGCTGCTGGTCCTCATCTTAGCCGTTGGAACGAGTCAACAACAAATGCATCCGGATGCATCGACTGTGACTTTGAGAAACAATTCCAACTTCATCAGCAACAGCTGGAACAGAGCCGCCAGGCATTCCCAGCCGGAACACCACCACCGGAACAACCAGCAGAGTCCGTGTCAGAGATGCGGTGACGAGTGCGTCTTCCAGGACGGCCAGCACCTGATCTGCCACAATGTGTCTCGTTTCACGCCGGAATGTCTGGCGGATTGCTCCGCATTCGTCGTCAGCCTCACCATCGTCCAGGGTGGATTCAATACGATGAACGAGTCCGGTCTGCCCGCCGGCAAATTCACGCAGCTGCAGAATCTAACCATCCGGCACAGCAACTTGACCATAATGGAATGGCTACCGCATCCGGAGCGGCTGATCCATCTGGATTTATCCAACAACACCCAATTGCGTGACGTGGCGTGGCACATTTTCAACCGGACAACTCAACTGGAGATATTGATCCTGGCCAACAATACGCTGTCCCGCATGGCCAAACTGTCAGATGATTCATCTCTGGCGAATTTGCCCGGCTTGTCGACGCTGGATCTTTCAG GTAACGAATGGGACTGCGTTTGGGACTTCCAGTTCGTCCTGAAACTGCACGAAAGAGACGCCCTGGTCAACGGCGATCACCTCATGTGCAAAGACACCAAATCGCAACAAGGATCCTGGATCGAGTGGAATTATTCAATcgtcaaaagagaaacaaataaaaag ACCGTCAACGCTGAATGTCTTTCACGCACGAAATGCTGCGACTGCAAATTCACCAGCGAAGGCAAGGAGGGTCGAGTGTCTTACACGGTTCAAGTCGACTGCTCTTACAAGCAATTGACGTCATTACCTGCTCAATTGCCAAGCTTTACCAACGAGCTGGACGTGACTGGAAACAAC TTGACGAGTTTGGATCAGGTCATCAGGTATCGCAATCAGTCGCTCAAGATTCTGATCGCCGACGACAACCAGATCGTGTCCATTCGCAATTTATCCAACTCGGATTTCATCCGCAATTTCAGTCGGTTCAGTTTGAAGAACAATTACATCAGCCCCTATGAG ATTCCATTGGAAGACATAGTTCAAGTTCCGACCGAGTTCCAAACTAAATACATTTATCTTTACAATAACTCTTGGGAATGCGATTGCAACATGGCAACCAAAGTACGG GACTGGCTGTGGAAGTACCGCAACATCGTTAACGATTCATCCATCTTGCTATGCTCACGCGATGGTAAAAAg ATTCCAGTGTTGCACCTGTTGCCCAATCTGGTGTGCGAAGGTAGTCGGCTGAACGACACGGCGGCGCTGGCCGAGCAGGAAGAGCACGAAATCTTCCTACTCCACGCCATCATCTACGTCGAAGTGACTGCCATTTGCGTCCTGGCTCTGAAATTGGCATACGATTTTTGGCACTATTTCCGTTACGGTTCG TTACCTTGGATCGCCACCAAGTTGCTCTaa